The window TTgaagctcctcccacactgcTCACAGGTGAAGGGCTTCTCTCCAGTGTGAATCAGCTGATGAGTCTTCAAACTGCCTCTTAGATTgaagctcctcccacactgcTCACAGGTGAAGGGCTTCTCACCAGTGTGAATCACCTGATGCATCCTCAAAATGCCTCTTCTACTgaaactcctcccacactgctcACAGGTGAAGGGCTTCTCTCCAGTGTGAATCAGCTGATGCCTCTTCAAAATGCCTCTTAGATTgaagctcctcccacactgcTCACAGGTGAAGGGCTTCTCTCCAGTGTGAATCAGCTGATGCCTCTTCAAACTGCCTCTTAGATTgaagctcctcccacactgcTCACAGGTGAAGGGCTTCTCTCCAGTATGGCTCCGCCGATGAGTCTTCAAACTGCCACTTTGATTgaagctcctcccacactgcTCACAGGTGAAGGGCTTCTCTCCAGTATGGCTCCGCTGATGAGTCTTCAAACTGCCTCTTTGATTgaagctcctcccacactgcTCACAGGTGAAGGGCTTCTCTCCAGTGTGAATCAGCTGATGAGTCTTCAAACTGCCTCTTCTACTgaaactcctcccacactgctcACAGGTGAAGGGCTTCTCTCCAGTGTGAGTCACCTGATGCGTCTTCAAAGTGACTCTTTGATTgaagctcctcccacactgcTCACAGGTGAAGGGCTTCCCTCCAGTGTGAATCACCTGATGCGTCTTCAAAGTGACTCTTTGATTgaagctcctcccacactgcTCACAGGTGAAGGGCTTCTCACCAGTGTGAATCAGCTGATGCCTCTTAAAACTGCCTCTTCTACTgaaactcctcccacactgctcACAGGTGAAGGGCTTCTCTCCAGTGTGAATCAGCTGATGAGTCTTCAAAGCGCCTCTTTGATTgaaactcctcccacactgctcACAGGTGAAGGGCTTCTCTCCAGGGTGGGGCTCACAGGTGGACGGGCCTCCTCCGTCATGCTCTGAGGCGGTCGAGGCGCAGCAGTGTGGTTTCTCCACAGTGTCGGCACACTGACGTGGATCCACCTGCTCCCTGTTGAAACTCTCCTCACCCTCCCCACGAGGTCCTGCTGGATTTGGGGACGTCTGTTGGGAGGTAAACATGTTTCAGACAAAT is drawn from Pungitius pungitius chromosome 11, fPunPun2.1, whole genome shotgun sequence and contains these coding sequences:
- the LOC119197738 gene encoding gastrula zinc finger protein XlCGF57.1-like gives rise to the protein MSSLETSPNPAGPRGEGEESFNREQVDPRQCADTVEKPHCCASTASEHDGGGPSTCEPHPGEKPFTCEQCGRSFNQRGALKTHQLIHTGEKPFTCEQCGRSFSRRGSFKRHQLIHTGEKPFTCEQCGRSFNQRVTLKTHQVIHTGGKPFTCEQCGRSFNQRVTLKTHQVTHTGEKPFTCEQCGRSFSRRGSLKTHQLIHTGEKPFTCEQCGRSFNQRGSLKTHQRSHTGEKPFTCEQCGRSFNQSGSLKTHRRSHTGEKPFTCEQCGRSFNLRGSLKRHQLIHTGEKPFTCEQCGRSFNLRGILKRHQLIHTGEKPFTCEQCGRSFSRRGILRMHQVIHTGEKPFTCEQCGRSFNLRGSLKTHQLIHTGEKPFTCEQCGRSFNQRGALKTHQLIHTGEKPFTCEQCGRSFNLRGSLKRHQLIHTGEKPFTCEQCGRSFNLRGILKRHQLIHTGEKPFTCEQCGRSFRHRQPFRDHQHVHSGE